One window from the genome of Metabacillus flavus encodes:
- a CDS encoding MupG family TIM beta-alpha barrel fold protein: MIGISFYLHDECAEKRIREAGRLGVKQAFTSLHIPEDKGDLAGKAKQLLRAAKEAGVQVFADVSAGTPAKLGAASIYELKELGVNGLRLDDGFELEEMAEFSREFSIAINASILFERELRDLLSIGVKQEALIAWHNFYPRRETGLDDSFYKKQNRLFRQYGISTAAFIPGRGEKRGPLFEGLPTLEKHRAINPLHAAIELDQMDTDHIYIGDADFGGELLEDLLLYSKEDTIKIRISSTPSLNERYQVRPDLSRDVIRLLNTRTNRSIPPLPAKPRSKGVITMDNDLYGRYRGEIQLVKEDLPGDERVNVIGRISASDQPLLELIQPGQTLLLIKDS; this comes from the coding sequence ATGATTGGTATATCCTTCTATCTGCACGATGAATGTGCAGAAAAACGAATTAGGGAAGCAGGGAGACTGGGGGTAAAGCAGGCCTTTACCTCCCTCCACATCCCGGAGGACAAGGGAGATCTCGCAGGAAAAGCGAAACAGCTCCTTCGGGCAGCCAAGGAAGCAGGAGTTCAGGTTTTTGCAGATGTCTCTGCAGGAACTCCTGCAAAGCTTGGTGCAGCCTCGATATATGAGTTAAAAGAACTTGGGGTAAACGGGCTCCGTCTCGATGATGGATTTGAATTAGAAGAAATGGCGGAGTTCAGCCGTGAGTTTTCGATTGCCATTAATGCAAGCATTCTTTTTGAAAGGGAGCTTCGGGATCTGCTTTCCATTGGGGTTAAGCAAGAGGCACTTATCGCATGGCACAATTTTTATCCTCGGAGAGAGACTGGGCTGGATGATTCTTTTTACAAAAAGCAAAACCGCCTTTTCAGACAATATGGAATCTCAACAGCTGCCTTCATACCTGGCAGAGGTGAAAAGCGGGGACCATTATTTGAGGGCTTGCCGACATTGGAAAAACACCGTGCGATAAATCCACTGCATGCAGCAATTGAGCTGGATCAAATGGACACAGATCATATTTATATCGGAGATGCCGATTTTGGGGGAGAACTTCTGGAGGATCTCTTGCTTTACTCAAAGGAAGACACGATAAAAATCAGAATCTCATCAACCCCCAGCTTGAATGAAAGGTATCAGGTAAGACCGGATCTTTCAAGGGATGTCATTCGATTGCTTAATACAAGAACAAACCGCTCCATACCTCCATTGCCGGCCAAGCCAAGAAGCAAAGGGGTCATTACGATGGATAACGATTTATATGGCAGATATAGGGGCGAAATTCAACTTGTTAAAGAGGATTTGCCGGGGGATGAACGTGTCAACGTGATTGGCAGAATTTCAGCTTCAGATCAGCCATTGCTTGAGCTCATTCAGCCCGGACAGACTCTGCTGCTAATAAAAGACTCATAG
- a CDS encoding PTS transporter subunit EIIC produces MGKMDKSSALAAEILEKLGGKDNVISYAHCMTRLRVKVQDDSLVDRDGIKRIDGVFGLVEEDTFQIIVGPGTVNQVSEQFGKLTGEPEELDLKKAAASNKAEINKKNATPFKQFLRKISNIFIPLIPALVASGLITGISKAIIQAGWLDEKSQTALILTAIGSGLFAYLGILVGHNAAKEFGGSPALGALAGILIINPAIAGISLFGENLLPGRGGLVGVLFAAIFIAIVEQRVRKFVPKSLDIIITPTIALLVTGLVTYIVFMPVGGWISEGITKGLLTVLDVGGPGAGFVLGATFLPLVVTGLHQGLTPVHLELISSIGDDPLLPILAMGGAGQVGAAFAIFAKTKKKRLKRAIGGGLPAGMLGIGEPLIFGVTLPLGRPFLTACLGAGVGGAFQAYFNVATTSIGVSGLPLAFLIPLNEIVLYLIGLLISYAAGFLITYFFGFKDEMASEFA; encoded by the coding sequence ATGGGTAAAATGGATAAATCCAGTGCACTGGCAGCAGAAATACTGGAGAAATTGGGAGGCAAGGATAACGTTATCTCCTATGCTCACTGCATGACAAGGCTTAGAGTAAAGGTACAGGATGATTCATTGGTAGACAGAGATGGAATAAAGAGAATTGATGGTGTGTTCGGCCTGGTAGAAGAGGATACGTTTCAAATTATTGTCGGTCCTGGCACCGTAAATCAAGTTTCAGAGCAATTTGGCAAACTGACAGGTGAACCTGAGGAGCTGGATTTAAAGAAAGCAGCTGCATCGAATAAAGCTGAGATTAATAAAAAGAACGCAACTCCTTTCAAACAGTTTCTCAGAAAAATATCCAATATTTTTATTCCGCTGATTCCTGCACTTGTGGCTTCGGGACTCATAACTGGTATTTCAAAAGCCATTATTCAAGCAGGCTGGCTGGATGAAAAATCGCAAACGGCACTTATATTAACAGCAATTGGAAGCGGTTTATTTGCTTACCTTGGCATTCTTGTCGGGCACAACGCAGCCAAGGAGTTTGGCGGATCTCCGGCACTCGGTGCTCTCGCAGGTATTTTGATTATTAATCCTGCAATAGCGGGCATTTCTCTCTTTGGAGAAAATCTTCTCCCTGGCCGCGGAGGTCTCGTTGGGGTCTTATTTGCCGCTATATTTATAGCGATCGTAGAGCAAAGAGTCCGCAAATTTGTTCCGAAGTCACTCGATATTATCATCACCCCGACCATTGCATTGCTCGTAACCGGATTGGTTACGTACATTGTGTTCATGCCTGTAGGAGGCTGGATTTCTGAAGGCATCACAAAAGGATTGCTCACTGTGTTAGATGTAGGAGGTCCTGGAGCAGGATTCGTTCTTGGCGCTACATTCCTGCCGCTCGTCGTTACCGGTCTTCATCAAGGATTGACTCCCGTTCATTTGGAATTGATTAGTTCAATTGGCGATGATCCGCTGCTTCCGATTCTGGCAATGGGTGGAGCTGGCCAAGTAGGTGCTGCATTTGCTATTTTTGCTAAAACAAAGAAAAAACGTTTGAAACGGGCGATTGGCGGAGGTCTTCCTGCAGGGATGCTTGGAATCGGCGAACCCTTAATTTTCGGTGTAACCCTTCCACTAGGCAGGCCATTCCTTACCGCATGTTTAGGAGCAGGAGTAGGCGGAGCATTTCAGGCGTACTTTAATGTAGCGACAACAAGCATTGGCGTTTCAGGGCTTCCGCTCGCCTTCCTGATTCCACTTAATGAAATCGTGCTTTACTTGATTGGGCTGTTGATTTCTTATGCTGCCGGCTTCCTTATCACATATTTCTTTGGCTTTAAGGATGAAATGGCAAGTGAATTCGCATGA
- a CDS encoding MurR/RpiR family transcriptional regulator — protein sequence MTKGGLSIIQQTIERLPESERKIAQYILDHPHEAVNSTVSQISVSSNASGAAVVRLCKSLGLKGFQDLKLRIAGDLLRPTEQGYRDIEPEEPLYSIAMKTASNSIQAITDTSEILDYDQLAKAVQLLSEAKTVHFYGVGASGIVATDAQQKLLRINKNATAFADLHLVATLIANADQDDVVFAVSYSGETSEILRILKLANEKGVRTIGLTHFGQSRMTALCDVCLYTSSSNEAPFRSAATSSRLSQLYLIDVLFLGMAANQYGETVQYIDNTREAIRSITKKEK from the coding sequence ATGACTAAAGGCGGTTTATCGATTATTCAGCAAACGATTGAAAGACTTCCGGAATCAGAGAGGAAGATTGCCCAATATATTCTCGATCATCCTCATGAAGCCGTAAACAGTACCGTAAGCCAAATCAGTGTTTCATCAAACGCAAGCGGCGCTGCCGTAGTGAGACTTTGCAAGTCGCTCGGTTTAAAAGGCTTTCAGGACCTGAAGCTTCGAATTGCCGGAGATCTTCTGAGGCCTACCGAGCAAGGCTACCGTGATATTGAACCGGAGGAGCCGCTCTACTCGATCGCCATGAAGACGGCGAGCAACAGCATTCAGGCGATTACAGATACGTCTGAAATTCTGGATTATGACCAGCTGGCAAAAGCGGTTCAGCTGCTGTCAGAAGCGAAAACAGTCCATTTTTATGGAGTGGGGGCGTCAGGGATAGTGGCCACAGATGCCCAGCAAAAGCTGTTAAGAATCAATAAAAATGCCACAGCCTTTGCGGATCTGCATTTAGTTGCCACTTTGATTGCTAATGCGGATCAAGACGATGTGGTATTTGCGGTTTCGTATTCAGGAGAAACATCTGAAATTCTCCGCATCTTAAAACTTGCTAATGAAAAGGGGGTGAGGACGATTGGCCTTACACACTTCGGCCAATCCAGGATGACAGCTTTATGCGATGTATGCCTTTATACATCGAGTTCGAACGAAGCACCTTTTAGAAGTGCGGCGACTTCTTCACGGCTCTCTCAGCTCTATTTGATTGATGTCCTCTTTTTAGGGATGGCAGCCAATCAATACGGTGAAACAGTTCAGTATATTGATAATACGAGAGAAGCCATTCGTTCGATTACCAAAAAAGAAAAATAG
- the murQ gene encoding N-acetylmuramic acid 6-phosphate etherase, with amino-acid sequence MEKQLRKLTTEKRNEHSMNIDTADTAEVLKIMNDEDKKVADAVESVLPEISKAVECAVDSFLKGGRLIYTGAGTSGRLGILDAVECPPTFRTSSEQVRAVMAGGEGAFLKAVEGAEDSPEEGRKDLISLNLTAADTVIGIAASGRTPYVAGALEYARETGAHTVALSCNEGASISDYAEHRIEVIVGPEVLTGSTRLKAATAHKMILNMISTASMIRIGKVYENLMIDVHVSNHKLKERAISIIETVTSVSYETAKEMLELADLQVKKAIVMIKTNSDAESAQDLLDRSGGNARKAITAYAEKDLQ; translated from the coding sequence ATGGAGAAGCAACTGAGAAAACTAACGACTGAAAAGCGCAATGAACATTCAATGAATATTGATACAGCCGATACAGCAGAGGTATTAAAAATCATGAATGATGAAGATAAGAAGGTTGCAGATGCCGTCGAAAGCGTATTACCTGAGATCAGCAAGGCAGTGGAATGTGCAGTGGATTCCTTTTTAAAGGGCGGGAGGCTGATTTATACAGGAGCAGGCACAAGCGGAAGGCTGGGAATCCTTGATGCGGTTGAATGTCCGCCAACGTTCCGAACATCATCAGAGCAGGTGAGAGCTGTTATGGCAGGCGGAGAAGGTGCTTTCCTTAAGGCAGTGGAGGGTGCAGAGGATTCTCCGGAAGAAGGAAGAAAGGACCTGATCTCTCTTAATCTTACTGCAGCGGATACGGTTATTGGCATCGCAGCAAGCGGCAGAACGCCTTATGTCGCCGGAGCGCTTGAATATGCCAGGGAAACGGGTGCTCATACAGTTGCGCTATCCTGTAATGAAGGCGCTTCCATAAGCGATTATGCAGAGCATCGGATTGAAGTGATCGTCGGTCCTGAAGTTCTGACTGGGTCAACAAGGCTAAAAGCGGCTACTGCACACAAAATGATCCTGAATATGATCTCTACCGCTTCTATGATCAGAATCGGCAAGGTGTACGAAAACCTGATGATCGATGTGCATGTGAGCAATCACAAGCTAAAAGAGAGAGCGATTTCGATTATTGAAACCGTCACCTCGGTATCCTATGAAACGGCAAAAGAAATGCTTGAACTTGCTGATCTTCAAGTCAAAAAAGCGATTGTGATGATTAAAACCAATTCAGACGCTGAATCTGCACAGGATTTGCTGGACAGATCCGGCGGCAACGCTAGAAAAGCGATTACAGCCTATGCTGAAAAGGATCTTCAGTAA
- a CDS encoding Xaa-Pro dipeptidyl-peptidase translates to MLMGASPPGNEGIQNILVKDGMTQPVYSLEEAIPETVFVEVPLDSDKDGKRDRVHADIIRPKETEKGLKVPVIYEISPYRAGLNDVPVYDVDHELNAVKKSGMISNLQAPKAADFPGYYDNYFVPRGYAVILAESIGTGQSTGCPSTGDYREILGTKAVIDWLNGTADAFDSKGNKIDAGWTTGKVGMTGVSYNGTLPNAVAATGDKGLKTIVPVAAISSWYDYYRSNGAVTAPGGYQGEDTDNMAEAILTRENPEVCRPVIEELTEGQDRKTGDYNAFWKARDYAGKAHNVRASVLVVHGLNDWNVKTKQFAQWWEALGTYHVPRKLWLHQGGHASPYSFRRDEWLTTLNKWFDYWLYDVKNDVMKQPMVDIQREDKSWHTESKWPAKNTSDTKLYFSEQAEGAGLIGLQTSKNNDSVQTILDDAMKKAEELAKNPIEKNENRLAFMTGELNKPLRISGTPKVTVQASLSKPAANLTALLVDYGPDNQANIVTRGWMDPQNVQSSLRSQSLTPGKSYSFSWSMQPDDYVFEKGHRLGIVLLSSDYNYTIRPRAGTRIEVDLSKSHLMLPVKKGLKGF, encoded by the coding sequence ATGCTAATGGGTGCTAGCCCGCCTGGCAACGAAGGTATTCAAAATATTTTGGTGAAGGATGGGATGACTCAGCCGGTTTATTCTCTGGAAGAAGCCATTCCGGAAACTGTTTTCGTCGAGGTTCCGCTTGACAGTGACAAAGATGGAAAAAGGGACAGAGTCCATGCTGATATTATCCGTCCTAAGGAAACAGAAAAAGGACTGAAGGTACCGGTTATTTATGAGATAAGCCCTTACCGGGCAGGCTTGAACGATGTACCTGTCTATGACGTGGACCATGAGCTGAATGCCGTGAAAAAAAGCGGCATGATTTCAAATTTGCAAGCACCAAAAGCTGCTGATTTTCCGGGCTATTATGACAATTATTTTGTTCCAAGAGGATATGCGGTCATCTTGGCGGAAAGCATTGGGACAGGCCAGTCTACAGGCTGCCCTTCAACTGGGGATTACCGGGAGATTCTTGGCACCAAGGCGGTCATTGACTGGCTGAATGGAACCGCAGATGCTTTTGACTCCAAAGGGAATAAAATTGATGCCGGTTGGACCACGGGTAAAGTCGGAATGACAGGGGTTTCCTACAATGGAACCCTTCCAAATGCAGTGGCTGCAACCGGTGATAAAGGACTTAAAACGATTGTTCCTGTTGCAGCGATTTCCAGCTGGTATGATTATTACCGCAGCAATGGAGCTGTAACCGCACCAGGCGGCTATCAGGGTGAAGATACAGACAATATGGCAGAGGCCATTTTGACAAGAGAGAATCCAGAGGTTTGCCGTCCTGTAATTGAAGAGCTTACAGAAGGACAGGACCGGAAAACAGGAGATTATAATGCGTTTTGGAAAGCGCGTGATTATGCAGGCAAAGCACACAACGTGAGAGCGAGTGTACTGGTCGTGCATGGATTAAATGACTGGAACGTGAAAACGAAGCAGTTTGCCCAATGGTGGGAAGCACTCGGTACTTATCATGTTCCGAGAAAGCTATGGCTCCATCAGGGAGGTCATGCAAGTCCTTATTCCTTTAGAAGAGATGAGTGGCTTACAACGCTTAACAAATGGTTTGATTATTGGCTTTATGATGTGAAAAATGATGTCATGAAACAGCCAATGGTTGATATTCAGCGTGAGGACAAGAGCTGGCATACCGAATCCAAATGGCCTGCTAAAAACACCTCAGATACGAAACTCTATTTTTCAGAACAAGCTGAAGGTGCTGGATTGATTGGATTACAGACATCAAAAAACAATGACTCCGTTCAAACTATTTTGGATGATGCGATGAAAAAAGCCGAAGAACTTGCCAAAAATCCAATTGAAAAAAATGAAAACCGGCTTGCCTTTATGACGGGGGAGCTCAATAAACCGCTGCGGATCAGCGGTACACCGAAGGTTACGGTTCAAGCATCACTAAGTAAGCCTGCAGCGAATCTCACTGCGCTGCTCGTGGACTATGGACCTGACAATCAGGCAAATATCGTAACAAGGGGGTGGATGGATCCGCAGAACGTTCAATCCTCTTTAAGATCCCAATCACTCACTCCTGGAAAATCCTATTCATTCAGCTGGAGCATGCAGCCGGATGATTATGTATTCGAAAAGGGGCACAGGCTTGGCATTGTCCTTCTTTCAAGTGATTATAATTATACAATCAGACCAAGAGCAGGCACGAGGATTGAAGTGGATTTGTCTAAGAGCCATCTGATGTTACCGGTAAAGAAAGGGTTAAAAGGATTTTAA
- a CDS encoding TRM11 family SAM-dependent methyltransferase, whose amino-acid sequence METTESYVYTYTYSREEESLCMLELRSLFGGEVPGHLFKSNRNISIGRSPFIREKIDVLYEGKSLEEIKEQIQSIKLGEDTFKIICVKQSLLTGGKPIEYEKRRNIEYDLGHSIDAEADVRQPDHTYGLAAIGDRWYFGTYERSEAMWLKHLKKPRQYSTALSTRVARALVNIAVPDPEGVSVIDPCCGIGNVLVEALSMGVQITGRDINPLAVTGARENIAHFGFEADVNIGPIEEAAGYYDVAIIDLPYNLYTHITVEEQISIIKNAKRIADKCVFVTIDPIDHYLKEAGLEIEDRGLAVKSRFSREILVCR is encoded by the coding sequence TTGGAAACAACTGAAAGCTATGTCTACACCTATACATACAGCCGTGAAGAAGAATCGCTGTGCATGCTGGAATTGAGATCGCTTTTCGGCGGTGAAGTTCCAGGACACTTATTCAAAAGCAATCGAAATATTTCGATAGGCAGAAGTCCTTTTATCAGGGAAAAGATTGATGTTTTATACGAGGGGAAATCGCTCGAAGAAATAAAAGAACAAATTCAGTCCATCAAGCTTGGTGAAGACACATTTAAGATTATATGTGTGAAGCAGAGCCTGCTCACCGGCGGCAAGCCGATTGAATACGAGAAACGAAGAAATATTGAGTATGATCTCGGTCACAGTATTGATGCCGAGGCGGATGTACGCCAGCCCGATCATACATACGGACTTGCTGCTATTGGAGACCGGTGGTATTTTGGAACGTATGAGCGGAGTGAAGCTATGTGGCTGAAACATTTAAAAAAGCCCCGTCAATACTCTACCGCTTTAAGTACGAGAGTTGCAAGAGCTCTTGTAAATATTGCGGTCCCTGATCCTGAAGGTGTCTCTGTTATTGATCCATGCTGCGGAATCGGGAATGTTCTGGTGGAAGCTCTATCAATGGGAGTGCAGATTACCGGCAGGGACATCAATCCCCTCGCTGTTACGGGTGCCCGAGAAAATATTGCCCACTTCGGATTTGAAGCAGATGTAAACATCGGTCCGATTGAAGAGGCTGCAGGCTACTATGATGTTGCGATAATCGACTTGCCTTATAATTTATATACTCACATTACAGTTGAAGAACAGATTTCGATCATTAAGAATGCGAAGCGGATTGCAGATAAATGTGTGTTTGTTACGATTGATCCGATTGATCATTATTTAAAAGAAGCAGGTTTAGAGATTGAGGATCGCGGTCTGGCGGTGAAGAGCCGGTTTTCCAGAGAGATTCTTGTTTGCAGATAG
- a CDS encoding DUF1292 domain-containing protein: MDKIEVGDVLLMEDENGQDQELEVLATAEIEGKQYAAVSFSEEIEKETTEEIELFFLRVEEDGELSEIENDEEFEEVTSAFESQIG, from the coding sequence ATGGATAAGATTGAAGTTGGAGATGTTTTGCTGATGGAAGATGAAAACGGGCAGGATCAGGAGCTTGAGGTTCTTGCAACAGCTGAAATTGAAGGCAAACAATACGCAGCAGTCAGTTTTTCCGAAGAAATTGAAAAAGAAACGACTGAGGAAATCGAATTGTTCTTTTTAAGAGTGGAAGAAGATGGGGAACTGTCTGAAATCGAAAACGATGAGGAATTCGAAGAAGTAACATCTGCGTTTGAAAGCCAAATAGGATAA
- a CDS encoding nucleotide excision repair endonuclease, with product MIKISMPSPDLVLRKNDQKGQPGEIDIISKYGFTDYLKIPRDKGGVFMFYNLNDELLFVGKARKLRLRIKKHFEDNVSAVKDHRDEIAEIAICYVEDPVEREIYETYAINKEKAKYNVDKVFFN from the coding sequence ATGATAAAAATCAGTATGCCATCACCAGATTTGGTGTTAAGAAAAAATGATCAAAAAGGACAGCCCGGAGAAATAGACATTATCAGCAAATACGGGTTTACCGACTATTTGAAAATTCCAAGGGACAAGGGCGGAGTTTTTATGTTTTACAACCTGAATGATGAATTGCTATTCGTCGGAAAGGCAAGAAAGCTAAGACTGCGCATCAAAAAACATTTTGAAGACAATGTTTCAGCTGTCAAAGATCACCGCGATGAAATTGCTGAAATTGCCATTTGCTATGTAGAGGATCCGGTTGAGCGGGAAATCTATGAGACGTATGCCATCAACAAAGAGAAGGCAAAATACAACGTAGATAAGGTTTTCTTTAATTAA
- a CDS encoding fasciclin domain-containing protein — MKKKIVIGFFLIFMMALSFSRGILAAEITEGNKDIVETAAEAGEFKILAAALEKAGLAETLKGAGPYTVFAPTDQAFEKLLQDLGITAEELLNRKDLKNILLYHVVPGKVLSSDLKNGMKVKTLAGKEVMISLDPVKVNNATVVKPDIEASNGVIHVIDTVLLP; from the coding sequence ATGAAAAAGAAGATAGTTATTGGTTTTTTTCTGATTTTCATGATGGCCCTTTCATTTTCACGTGGCATTTTAGCGGCAGAGATTACAGAAGGTAACAAGGATATTGTTGAAACAGCAGCAGAAGCAGGAGAATTTAAAATACTTGCTGCTGCACTTGAAAAAGCAGGATTAGCTGAAACACTAAAAGGTGCTGGCCCGTATACTGTATTCGCACCTACAGATCAGGCGTTTGAAAAACTGCTGCAGGATTTAGGCATTACAGCAGAAGAGTTATTGAACAGAAAAGACTTAAAGAACATTCTGCTTTACCATGTCGTTCCAGGAAAAGTATTGTCGAGTGATCTCAAAAATGGGATGAAGGTGAAAACCCTTGCTGGTAAAGAAGTAATGATTTCGCTTGATCCCGTGAAGGTGAATAATGCTACTGTGGTAAAACCGGATATAGAGGCTTCAAATGGGGTCATTCACGTAATCGATACTGTGTTATTGCCATAA
- the modB gene encoding molybdate ABC transporter permease subunit yields the protein MGSSFWEPIVLSIEIAVISTIIVACTGIFSAVIMGRKSFRGKVFIETILLLPLVLPPSVVGFLLIVIFGNRSPIGQGIISLFGSPIMFTWWAGVIASAVVSFPLMYQSAKTGLESIDPDIEDAAKVDGANQGRVLLHISLPLAAGSIVTGLLLSFARALGEFGATLMFAGNIPGKTQTVPTAIYMAIDSGDMGLAWMWVLSIIGISFIMLTAVSIHRSRIR from the coding sequence ATGGGCAGTTCATTTTGGGAACCGATCGTCCTTTCAATTGAAATAGCCGTTATCTCAACCATAATTGTAGCGTGTACAGGAATTTTTTCCGCCGTAATTATGGGAAGGAAATCATTCAGAGGGAAAGTTTTTATCGAAACCATCCTTTTGCTTCCGCTGGTGCTTCCGCCATCTGTCGTAGGTTTTCTGTTAATTGTAATTTTTGGGAACAGGAGTCCGATCGGCCAAGGAATTATTTCCTTATTCGGGTCGCCCATCATGTTTACATGGTGGGCGGGAGTGATTGCTTCCGCGGTCGTGTCATTTCCGCTTATGTATCAATCTGCTAAAACAGGACTGGAATCGATAGATCCGGATATTGAAGATGCGGCAAAAGTGGATGGTGCCAATCAAGGAAGGGTGCTTTTGCATATTTCTCTTCCTTTGGCAGCCGGTTCAATCGTGACAGGCTTACTATTAAGTTTCGCAAGAGCATTAGGCGAATTTGGGGCAACGTTAATGTTTGCAGGAAATATACCTGGAAAGACACAAACCGTGCCAACTGCAATATACATGGCGATTGATTCAGGGGATATGGGCCTTGCATGGATGTGGGTGCTGTCTATTATAGGGATATCCTTTATTATGCTGACCGCTGTCTCTATCCATAGAAGCAGAATCCGCTAA
- the modA gene encoding molybdate ABC transporter substrate-binding protein, with product MHMRKSILIAAMVAMLAVSGCSSSNEKDKTELTVSAAASLKDVLTEIQKDFNKQHPTIELSFNYGASGTLQQQISQGAPADLFFSAAEDKFDLLKEEGEIDEKHALDLIGNEIVLITGKDSKIKSFEELNRLKGTFSIGTPESVPAGHYAKETLTTLGLWDKLTKQIVYGRDVRQVLNYVETGNAEAGIVYQTDASASKQIKIAAIPPEGSHSAIIYPLGIIKKTPHPKEAEKLYTYLISKEAMKTYEKYGFSKADQ from the coding sequence ATACATATGAGAAAATCCATCCTGATAGCAGCGATGGTTGCAATGCTTGCAGTAAGCGGATGCTCTTCTTCAAACGAAAAAGACAAAACAGAATTGACAGTTTCTGCGGCAGCCAGTTTAAAGGATGTCTTGACTGAGATCCAAAAGGATTTCAATAAGCAGCATCCAACTATTGAGCTTTCTTTTAATTATGGTGCATCCGGAACCCTTCAGCAGCAGATCTCTCAGGGCGCCCCTGCCGACTTGTTCTTTTCTGCAGCTGAAGATAAGTTCGATTTGCTGAAAGAGGAAGGGGAAATTGATGAGAAACACGCCTTGGATTTGATCGGAAACGAAATTGTCCTGATTACAGGCAAGGATTCCAAAATCAAATCATTTGAAGAGCTTAATCGCTTAAAAGGGACTTTCTCCATTGGAACACCAGAATCTGTACCTGCCGGACATTATGCGAAGGAAACTTTAACAACCCTAGGTCTTTGGGATAAACTGACAAAGCAAATCGTTTATGGTAGAGACGTGAGACAGGTATTGAATTATGTCGAAACCGGAAATGCTGAGGCGGGGATCGTTTATCAAACCGATGCTTCTGCTTCAAAACAGATTAAAATCGCGGCTATTCCGCCTGAGGGATCGCATTCCGCAATCATTTATCCGCTTGGAATTATTAAAAAGACCCCTCATCCAAAGGAAGCGGAGAAGCTTTATACCTATCTGATTAGCAAGGAAGCAATGAAAACCTATGAAAAATACGGATTTTCAAAGGCTGACCAATAG
- the moaD gene encoding molybdopterin converting factor subunit 1, with protein MITVLLFAANRESIGKEQIKVEKSNVTVRDLKELLESEYPGSSFQHAMAAINESFVTDEEMVKTGDTVAFIPPVSGG; from the coding sequence ATGATTACTGTTTTACTGTTTGCAGCCAATAGAGAAAGCATTGGCAAGGAACAAATTAAAGTGGAGAAATCGAATGTTACAGTAAGGGACCTGAAGGAATTGCTGGAATCCGAGTATCCAGGCTCCTCTTTCCAGCATGCCATGGCGGCAATTAATGAAAGTTTCGTTACAGATGAAGAGATGGTTAAAACAGGGGACACAGTCGCTTTTATTCCGCCTGTTAGCGGAGGCTGA
- a CDS encoding molybdenum cofactor biosynthesis protein MoaE, with protein MKETLFSITDEPIRTEKLIQMVTRREAGAITTFIGTVRELTNGKKTLYLEYQAYEPMAVKMLSQIGEEVIQKWPDAKMAITHRIGRLEISDIAVVIAVSSAHRKAAYEANEYAIERIKQIVPIWKKEFWEDGTMWVGDQLETQAYPDGKPLKGGMDK; from the coding sequence ATGAAAGAGACATTATTTAGTATAACTGACGAACCGATCCGAACAGAGAAATTGATTCAAATGGTCACGAGAAGAGAAGCGGGAGCAATCACGACCTTTATTGGGACGGTCCGAGAGCTAACAAATGGGAAGAAAACGCTCTATCTGGAGTATCAGGCATACGAACCGATGGCTGTCAAAATGCTCTCGCAAATTGGGGAGGAAGTGATTCAAAAATGGCCGGATGCTAAAATGGCGATTACTCACCGGATCGGGCGTCTTGAAATATCAGATATTGCGGTGGTGATTGCAGTATCTTCAGCTCATAGAAAAGCGGCATACGAGGCAAATGAATATGCCATTGAGCGGATTAAGCAGATTGTGCCGATTTGGAAGAAAGAATTCTGGGAAGATGGAACGATGTGGGTAGGAGACCAGCTTGAAACGCAGGCATATCCAGATGGAAAGCCGCTGAAGGGAGGAATGGATAAATGA